A single region of the Gemella sp. zg-570 genome encodes:
- a CDS encoding BglG family transcription antiterminator, which translates to MQIPIIDNKDLKIINLLAEERFIPINKLSQELSVSDRSIRNYIKRINEELVNIISIEAHRTKGVYLNIYDKTLFNKFLKENNQKNLALNSREDRIKYIIDYFVKLDGIATLDELAYQINIGKTTLIGDMKEVDKILKKFSCKIKSKKNIGSYLDYNEIDIRLLILNYCCENYKIEMINDKYLKLETHIIKSLKTDIYNFLTENNYNTTKLILDEIIKHILIMLYRVKKGYIINHIEKKHSVITNHPYLRKYTDSVGELIEEYFDIKVNENGRIYLSIPFLTRNAAVSEIYDEENIDNFVIRIMDKIWLKINQDIGFVINDKKLLKNLALHLNYSINRIIFNVQINNTSTYDIKKKYKFAYRLAELSSKIIEDELGVNVSESETALIAIHFGALLENNKAKVSKLKNFALVCENGLGTSMLLKARLKRMLSSDSKIDVFSIYEFAKIDHSEYQIVFTTISPNTKVFQSISLPIIKIDTLFNENEILNLIENTLYINNFNDNEDNNSFILKFIQDNHIHFYESSDYKEILVDMIDSLIDSNKVNEKFKKYIIDREEVNPTIFDNGIMLPHYTSELIQEPVIAIGVLKEECYHCNKIVKFIILTAYPKEEMIDPDLIIKIYDDIMNIGQDVELMNSLINTNSSAEFKQIIRSL; encoded by the coding sequence ATGCAAATACCAATAATTGACAACAAGGACTTAAAAATTATTAATTTGCTAGCAGAAGAGAGATTTATTCCAATCAATAAATTATCTCAAGAGCTAAGTGTTTCTGACAGAAGTATTCGTAATTATATAAAAAGAATTAATGAAGAACTTGTAAATATTATTTCGATAGAAGCTCACAGAACAAAGGGTGTGTATCTTAATATTTACGACAAAACCTTGTTCAACAAATTTTTAAAAGAAAACAATCAAAAAAATCTAGCTTTAAACAGCAGAGAAGATAGAATAAAATATATTATTGATTATTTTGTTAAACTTGACGGTATTGCCACATTAGATGAGTTAGCCTACCAAATAAATATTGGTAAAACTACACTAATTGGCGATATGAAAGAAGTAGATAAAATTTTAAAGAAATTTAGTTGTAAAATAAAAAGTAAAAAAAATATAGGTAGCTATCTTGACTATAATGAAATAGATATAAGATTATTAATATTAAATTACTGTTGTGAAAATTACAAAATAGAAATGATTAATGACAAATATCTCAAATTAGAAACTCATATTATTAAATCACTAAAAACAGATATTTATAATTTTCTTACAGAAAATAATTATAATACAACCAAATTAATACTTGATGAAATTATTAAACACATACTTATTATGCTTTATAGGGTTAAGAAAGGTTATATTATAAATCATATCGAGAAAAAACATTCTGTAATAACTAACCACCCTTACTTACGTAAATATACTGATAGTGTTGGAGAATTAATAGAAGAATATTTTGATATTAAGGTAAATGAAAATGGTAGAATTTATCTATCAATTCCATTTTTGACACGTAATGCTGCAGTGAGTGAAATATATGACGAAGAAAATATTGATAACTTTGTTATTAGAATTATGGACAAGATATGGTTGAAAATTAATCAGGATATAGGTTTTGTAATAAATGATAAAAAATTATTAAAAAATCTTGCCCTACACCTAAATTATTCAATTAATCGCATAATATTCAATGTTCAAATCAATAACACTAGCACTTACGACATTAAAAAGAAATATAAATTTGCCTATCGTCTAGCTGAGTTATCATCAAAAATAATAGAAGATGAATTAGGAGTTAATGTATCAGAAAGTGAAACTGCCTTAATTGCAATTCACTTTGGAGCCTTACTAGAAAATAACAAAGCCAAAGTTTCTAAACTTAAAAACTTTGCCCTAGTTTGCGAAAATGGTTTGGGAACTTCTATGCTTTTAAAAGCTAGATTAAAAAGAATGCTTAGCTCTGACAGTAAAATTGATGTTTTTTCTATCTATGAATTTGCCAAAATAGACCATAGCGAATATCAGATAGTTTTTACAACCATATCTCCCAATACAAAAGTATTTCAATCTATATCGTTACCTATTATAAAGATAGATACCTTATTTAACGAAAACGAAATACTTAATCTTATTGAAAATACTTTGTATATAAATAATTTTAACGATAATGAAGATAATAATTCTTTTATCTTAAAATTTATTCAAGACAACCATATTCATTTTTATGAAAGTAGTGATTACAAAGAAATTCTTGTAGATATGATTGATAGTTTAATAGACTCTAACAAGGTAAATGAAAAATTTAAAAAATATATTATTGATAGAGAAGAAGTTAATCCTACTATTTTTGATAATGGGATAATGCTTCCCCACTATACGAGTGAATTAATACAAGAACCGGTAATAGCTATTGGTGTTTTAAAAGAGGAATGTTATCATTGTAATAAGATAGTAAAATTTATTATTTTAACTGCCTATCCAAAAGAAGAAATGATAGACCCAGACTTAATAATAAAAATTTATGATGATATAATGAATATAGGTCAAGATGTAGAACTTATGAACTCTCTTATAAACACAAATAGTTCTGCTGAATTTAAACAAATAATTAGGAGCTTATAA
- a CDS encoding ABC-F family ATP-binding cassette domain-containing protein: protein MLIQLNDISKYFVVTEVFSNVKLEVNEKDKIAIVGRNGAGKSTLLKIIAGLTSFDSGQRMVAKNTKIGYLSQEFIVKEERTIYEEMLDCFTEIIDLESDLEKSAANLTNENIEKDPNLLNRYDNLQNMVLNHKDYHYKSKIKSVLFGLDFCEDDLHKNIINFSGGEKTRISMAKLLLSEPDVLILDEPTNHLDMENVAWLENYLNAYKGAVIIVSHDRYFLDKIVDVVYNVEFATCKKYIGNYSKFLIQYEEDFEKHLKEYISQQKDIKRLEDFVQKNIARASTSGMAKSRQKILDKIERLDNPRKDDKTANIEFTISEQSGRDVLRIEDLKVGYDGKQIAKNYNFDVYKGDRLAIVGKNGIGKSTLIKTIAKKQEALAGNIYYGSKVSLGYYDQKQAEFQSSKTVLQELWDEYPTMKEADVRSVLGRFLFPGEDVLKIVSDLSGGEKARLQLAKLMLEKNNLLILDEPTNHLDIASKQVLEAALENYEGTIVFVSHDRYFINKIANKLMDINEQGSNIYLGNFDYYLEKKEQELILEKITQTEKTNPNQKKEINDYTISKEEKKQVRKLERERDNLISQIENLEQEIISVNNELIKEEVYTDAKKTQEYNNILQDINTRLEELNTTWLEVEEELENLKL from the coding sequence ATGCTAATTCAATTAAATGATATTAGTAAATATTTTGTTGTTACAGAAGTATTTTCAAATGTTAAATTAGAAGTCAATGAAAAAGATAAAATTGCCATAGTCGGTCGTAACGGTGCGGGTAAATCAACACTATTAAAGATTATAGCAGGGCTGACAAGTTTTGATAGTGGGCAAAGAATGGTTGCAAAAAATACAAAAATTGGTTATCTATCCCAAGAATTTATTGTAAAAGAAGAAAGAACTATTTATGAAGAAATGCTTGACTGTTTTACAGAGATAATTGACCTAGAAAGTGATTTAGAAAAATCAGCAGCCAACCTAACGAATGAAAATATAGAAAAAGACCCAAATTTATTAAATAGATATGACAATTTACAAAATATGGTTTTAAATCATAAGGATTATCACTACAAGAGCAAGATTAAATCTGTCTTGTTCGGTTTAGATTTTTGCGAAGATGATCTGCATAAAAATATTATTAATTTTTCTGGTGGAGAAAAAACTCGTATCTCCATGGCAAAATTATTACTTAGTGAACCCGATGTTTTAATTCTTGATGAGCCGACCAACCATCTGGATATGGAAAATGTAGCCTGGTTAGAAAATTATTTAAATGCCTATAAGGGTGCAGTAATTATAGTAAGCCACGACCGTTATTTTCTTGATAAGATAGTTGATGTTGTTTATAATGTTGAATTTGCTACTTGTAAAAAATATATCGGCAACTACTCAAAATTTTTAATTCAGTATGAAGAAGATTTTGAAAAACACCTAAAAGAATATATAAGTCAACAAAAGGATATAAAAAGATTAGAAGACTTTGTACAAAAAAATATAGCAAGAGCTTCTACCAGCGGTATGGCAAAAAGTCGTCAGAAGATTTTAGATAAGATAGAACGCCTAGATAATCCTCGCAAAGATGACAAGACAGCCAACATAGAATTTACAATTAGTGAACAAAGTGGACGTGACGTTCTTAGAATAGAAGATTTAAAAGTAGGTTACGACGGAAAGCAAATAGCAAAAAATTATAATTTTGATGTGTACAAGGGCGACCGTTTAGCTATTGTCGGTAAAAATGGTATCGGCAAATCAACTCTAATAAAAACAATAGCCAAAAAACAAGAAGCCCTAGCTGGAAATATCTATTATGGAAGTAAGGTGTCATTAGGTTATTACGACCAAAAACAAGCAGAATTTCAATCATCAAAAACAGTTTTACAAGAACTGTGGGACGAATATCCGACCATGAAAGAAGCTGACGTAAGAAGTGTACTGGGAAGATTTTTATTTCCGGGAGAAGATGTACTAAAAATAGTTAGCGACCTATCAGGAGGAGAAAAAGCTAGGTTGCAACTCGCTAAACTCATGCTTGAAAAAAATAATTTATTAATCCTAGATGAGCCGACCAACCACCTTGATATAGCCAGCAAGCAGGTCTTAGAAGCGGCACTTGAAAACTATGAGGGAACAATAGTATTTGTTAGTCATGACAGGTACTTTATTAATAAGATTGCTAACAAGCTTATGGATATAAATGAACAAGGTTCTAATATTTATCTTGGTAATTTTGATTACTATCTTGAAAAAAAAGAGCAAGAATTAATACTAGAAAAAATTACCCAGACAGAAAAAACTAATCCTAATCAAAAAAAAGAAATAAATGACTACACAATCAGCAAAGAAGAAAAAAAACAAGTTCGTAAACTAGAAAGAGAAAGAGATAATCTCATTTCACAAATCGAAAATTTAGAACAAGAAATTATCAGCGTAAACAATGAACTAATTAAAGAAGAAGTTTACACAGACGCAAAGAAAACTCAAGAATATAATAATATCTTGCAGGATATAAACACAAGACTAGAAGAATTAAATACTACTTGGTTAGAAGTAGAAGAAGAATTGGAAAATTTAAAATTATAG
- a CDS encoding transcriptional regulator GutM has product MKILIAIVIVYVINIFLSFKQMKKYKEKTARLKKEYPTSYISTGKNQKILKQGSIAILVISKTGKIEYGELMKGRTVFAKFKKIENIDGLFIKEAKEKFAHEAAIINAISFYEKIK; this is encoded by the coding sequence ATGAAAATACTGATAGCCATAGTAATAGTTTATGTTATAAATATTTTTCTATCATTCAAACAAATGAAAAAATATAAGGAAAAAACTGCTAGACTAAAAAAAGAATATCCAACATCTTACATTTCAACTGGTAAAAATCAAAAAATTCTAAAACAAGGTAGTATAGCAATATTAGTTATAAGCAAAACAGGAAAAATAGAATACGGAGAACTTATGAAGGGGCGTACAGTATTTGCTAAATTTAAGAAAATAGAAAATATAGACGGACTTTTTATTAAAGAGGCTAAAGAAAAATTTGCCCACGAAGCTGCAATTATAAATGCTATATCATTCTATGAAAAAATAAAATAA
- a CDS encoding transposase — protein MYNHFANALLEGINDKIKILKRNSYDYHKYSYFRNRILLICKLYVSYTASSTPQIA, from the coding sequence ATCTATAATCATTTCGCTAACGCACTACTTGAAGGAATTAATGATAAAATTAAAATACTAAAGAGAAATTCTTATGATTATCATAAATATTCATATTTTAGAAATCGTATTTTATTAATATGCAAGTTATATGTGTCATATACAGCATCATCTACTCCACAAATTGCTTAA
- a CDS encoding triose-phosphate isomerase: protein MGLRVPYLVINPKSYLYGEELLDLAKFADQKAKEYDVDILFTAPYVELKTIAENTKYLTITAQHMDGISPGRGMGRIVGEMLYNVGVRATFLNHVEHKITDEELEQSMAKCKELGIQSVVCANGINDAKKAARLGADIIICEPDELVGTGQTSSDEYMIETNKAVKEANPNTQVLQAAGVSTAEDVYRAIYLGADSTGGTSGIIKAKDPKQTVDDMLQAMLKAYKDRENKK from the coding sequence ATGGGATTAAGAGTACCTTACCTTGTAATAAATCCAAAATCATACCTGTATGGTGAAGAATTATTAGACTTGGCAAAATTTGCTGACCAAAAGGCAAAAGAATATGATGTAGATATTTTATTTACTGCACCTTATGTAGAACTTAAAACAATAGCAGAAAATACTAAGTATCTTACTATAACAGCTCAGCACATGGACGGAATATCACCGGGACGTGGTATGGGAAGAATAGTTGGAGAAATGCTTTATAATGTTGGAGTTCGTGCTACATTCTTAAATCACGTTGAACACAAAATCACCGATGAAGAACTAGAGCAATCTATGGCAAAATGTAAAGAGTTGGGTATACAATCTGTTGTTTGTGCTAACGGAATTAACGACGCTAAAAAAGCTGCAAGACTCGGAGCAGATATTATTATTTGTGAGCCAGATGAATTAGTTGGAACTGGACAAACAAGTTCTGATGAATACATGATAGAAACAAACAAAGCCGTAAAAGAAGCAAATCCTAATACACAAGTCTTACAAGCAGCGGGTGTTTCTACTGCAGAAGATGTATACCGTGCTATCTATTTGGGAGCTGACTCTACTGGAGGAACAAGTGGTATCATAAAAGCAAAAGACCCTAAACAAACCGTAGACGACATGTTACAAGCTATGCTTAAAGCCTACAAAGACAGAGAAAATAAAAAATAA
- a CDS encoding DUF5713 family protein, protein MKEFDKEYRLLKEIVNDDYYQSFIVQKIKSLILPVIELLENGEKDIAIIQKT, encoded by the coding sequence ATAAAAGAATTTGATAAAGAATATAGACTATTAAAAGAAATTGTTAATGATGATTATTACCAGTCTTTTATTGTTCAAAAAATCAAAAGTCTTATTTTGCCAGTGATAGAACTTTTGGAAAATGGTGAAAAAGATATAGCTATTATTCAAAAAACTTGA
- a CDS encoding class II fructose-bisphosphate aldolase, whose protein sequence is MTLINVKKAFNHADKYNYAIPAANFINQEMLEAYIAAAEETNKPLIIAFAEAHSEYISMEKAALLGKFYAENSKAKIILHLDHGQSLASVKKAIDLGFTSVMIDASEKEFAENVRITKEVVDYAHSKGIFVEAEIGHVGSGDVIGVECAVGSDGNVYTSVEEAREFVKQTDVDSLAISIGTSHGTYVGEPNISIERLKEIDAAIDTPLVLHGGSSSGDENLNNCATNGIRKINIYTDFLKAAHKSVVNSKSNNYYEHKEEVKEAIKNTLLHYFNVFETKGE, encoded by the coding sequence ATGACATTAATAAACGTAAAAAAAGCATTTAATCATGCTGATAAATATAATTATGCAATACCTGCTGCAAACTTTATAAACCAAGAAATGTTAGAAGCATACATTGCAGCGGCAGAAGAAACTAACAAACCACTAATAATTGCTTTTGCAGAAGCCCACTCTGAATATATAAGTATGGAAAAAGCTGCCCTGCTAGGAAAATTTTATGCAGAAAATAGCAAGGCAAAAATAATATTACACCTAGACCACGGGCAAAGTTTAGCAAGTGTAAAAAAAGCTATTGATTTAGGTTTTACTTCTGTAATGATAGATGCTTCAGAAAAAGAATTTGCTGAAAATGTTAGAATAACAAAAGAAGTTGTTGACTATGCTCATAGCAAAGGAATATTTGTTGAAGCAGAAATTGGTCATGTAGGCAGCGGAGATGTCATCGGAGTTGAATGTGCTGTTGGTAGCGACGGAAATGTTTATACAAGTGTAGAAGAAGCTAGAGAATTTGTAAAACAAACTGATGTAGACTCTCTAGCAATTTCTATTGGAACAAGTCATGGAACTTATGTAGGTGAACCTAATATTAGTATCGAACGCTTAAAAGAAATAGATGCAGCAATAGATACACCTCTAGTCTTACATGGTGGCTCATCATCTGGAGATGAAAACTTAAATAATTGTGCAACTAATGGTATAAGAAAAATTAATATCTATACAGACTTTTTAAAAGCTGCACACAAATCAGTTGTCAATTCAAAATCTAACAACTACTACGAACATAAAGAAGAAGTGAAAGAAGCTATTAAAAATACCTTACTACACTACTTCAATGTTTTTGAAACTAAAGGAGAATAA
- a CDS encoding YjbQ family protein, protein MKFHHEDIKVTTVQNRVSYHDITPQAKEIVAKSGIKNGIITLTSSHTTCSLYFEEYMHDKNYYGDEYLQVDISNVMDKIVPRCTTETQYFSPGPEHIEFGLGLTSPNYPPEAWTMLNTDAHIKSSIFGTNSQTIIVKDGQMQMGSLGKVYFADWDMLRERNRTINVLVMGE, encoded by the coding sequence ATGAAATTTCATCACGAAGATATTAAGGTAACTACTGTACAAAATCGTGTATCTTATCATGATATTACTCCACAAGCAAAAGAAATAGTTGCTAAAAGCGGTATTAAAAATGGGATAATCACATTAACAAGTTCGCACACAACTTGTTCATTATATTTTGAAGAATATATGCACGATAAAAACTACTATGGAGATGAATATTTACAAGTAGATATTAGCAATGTAATGGATAAAATCGTTCCTAGATGTACAACTGAAACTCAATACTTCAGTCCTGGTCCAGAACATATAGAATTTGGTTTAGGCCTAACAAGTCCTAACTATCCACCAGAAGCATGGACTATGCTAAACACAGATGCCCACATCAAATCATCTATTTTTGGAACAAACTCACAAACAATTATCGTAAAAGATGGACAGATGCAAATGGGTTCTCTTGGAAAAGTATATTTTGCTGACTGGGATATGCTAAGAGAAAGAAATAGAACTATTAATGTTCTTGTAATGGGAGAATAA
- a CDS encoding LacI family DNA-binding transcriptional regulator has product MVAKLTDVAKLAGVSPTTVSRVINKKGYLSEKTIKNVIEAMQKLNYKPNNLARGLQGKSPKLVGLIFPTIGNIFYAELIAYLEKELFNRGYKTIICNSQQDSAKEKEYLEMLTANQVDGIISGSHNLGIKDYDLVTAPIIAFDRNLSPSTPIVSSDNYSGGILAAKTLKKAGCLHPIMITGNNNSNSPTGLRQRGFSSIFPKAKIYHISSDFSPARKEIEIRTILKTTKTDGIFISDDLTAILVWNIIQSLKLSIPQDLKLIGYDGTYFIETHYPQLTTIKQPLADIAKLMVDLLLQKIEGSSLEKSYLLPVSLLPGRSV; this is encoded by the coding sequence ATGGTTGCAAAACTAACTGATGTCGCAAAACTAGCTGGAGTAAGTCCTACAACCGTCTCTCGTGTCATTAATAAAAAAGGATATTTGTCTGAGAAGACGATAAAAAATGTTATCGAAGCTATGCAAAAGTTAAACTACAAACCAAACAATCTAGCTAGAGGTTTACAAGGGAAATCTCCCAAACTAGTTGGTCTCATATTTCCAACCATCGGTAATATATTCTATGCAGAATTGATTGCTTACCTAGAAAAGGAATTATTCAATAGAGGATACAAAACTATTATTTGCAACAGTCAGCAGGATTCTGCCAAAGAAAAAGAGTACTTAGAAATGCTAACTGCCAATCAAGTAGATGGTATTATTTCAGGAAGTCATAACCTAGGAATTAAAGATTATGACCTAGTTACAGCTCCTATTATTGCCTTTGACCGTAATTTATCACCTTCTACACCAATTGTCTCATCTGACAACTACAGCGGAGGTATTTTAGCAGCTAAAACACTTAAAAAAGCAGGATGCCTTCATCCAATTATGATTACAGGGAATAACAATTCCAACTCTCCTACTGGTCTTCGCCAAAGAGGATTTTCTAGTATTTTTCCAAAAGCAAAGATTTACCATATCTCAAGTGATTTCTCCCCTGCTCGCAAAGAAATAGAAATCAGAACAATTCTTAAAACAACCAAAACAGACGGTATTTTTATTTCAGATGATTTGACTGCCATACTAGTATGGAATATAATTCAATCCTTGAAATTATCTATTCCACAAGATTTAAAACTTATAGGCTACGATGGGACTTATTTCATCGAAACACATTATCCCCAACTGACAACCATCAAACAACCGCTAGCAGATATTGCTAAACTCATGGTAGATCTTCTTTTGCAAAAAATTGAGGGTTCAAGTTTAGAAAAATCTTATCTTCTACCCGTAAGTTTGTTACCAGGTAGGAGTGTCTAA
- a CDS encoding DUF1934 family protein, giving the protein MKINITTYIDNEKLLFEKNMGDLVENEKNYILTYQDSKKNNFEIKIAKDASRADIIKDGVVLALSKKLQKTNYKTDFGIVSFNTHLQKINILEKNKFIQFEIDYKIYFSDTDKQDNKLKILVNRN; this is encoded by the coding sequence ATGAAAATAAATATAACAACATATATAGATAATGAAAAGCTACTCTTCGAAAAAAATATGGGAGACTTAGTAGAAAATGAAAAAAATTATATCCTAACTTATCAAGACAGTAAAAAAAATAATTTTGAAATTAAAATTGCTAAGGATGCGAGCAGGGCTGATATTATCAAAGACGGAGTAGTTCTAGCACTTAGTAAAAAACTTCAAAAAACAAACTATAAAACTGATTTTGGTATTGTATCCTTTAATACCCATTTACAAAAAATTAATATCCTAGAAAAAAATAAATTTATACAGTTTGAGATAGATTATAAAATATATTTTTCTGACACTGACAAACAAGATAATAAATTAAAAATTCTTGTTAATAGAAATTAA
- a CDS encoding sucrose-6-phosphate hydrolase — translation MLLTNEERYRPYEDWSTEHIEKITKNTESSPWRTSFHIEPPHGLLNDPNGFSYFNGKWNLFYQYFPFGVAHGLKSWFHTQSTDLVHFEPTRVMIYPDTRLDSQGVYSGSAMQFEDKLFLFYTGNVRDKNWLRHSYQIGALMSKNGKIQKIDKILIDKPDDTTDHFRDPQIFNFKGNCYAIIGAQNINKKGIIKLYKALDNDYLNWIYINDLNFDNDLTSYMIECPNLVFINEQPILLYCPQGLDKNILEYDNIYPNMYKIAQSFDPKTATVFNPGPLEQLDYGFECYATQAINAPDGRVLAISWLGLPDIKYPTERYDYLGCLSLVKELKINNGKLYQYPVEAITSLRKDSQVFKEKKETNNVYELELTVEKDGYIELLLFSDLNKKGLKLVIDPANEKVSVDRKNCGEAFALEFGTKRHCHIDNKLTTTNIFVDKSVFEIFINKGEKVFSGRIFPCQGETGITILAGKATGNYYSLDYGCKTN, via the coding sequence ATGCTCTTAACAAATGAAGAACGATACCGTCCTTATGAAGATTGGTCAACAGAACATATTGAAAAAATCACCAAAAATACGGAGAGTTCTCCTTGGAGAACAAGCTTTCATATCGAACCTCCACACGGTCTTTTAAACGATCCAAACGGATTTTCTTACTTTAATGGGAAATGGAATCTCTTTTATCAATACTTTCCATTTGGTGTAGCTCACGGATTAAAATCATGGTTTCATACTCAGTCAACAGATCTTGTCCACTTCGAACCTACAAGGGTCATGATATACCCCGACACTAGGCTCGACAGCCAAGGTGTTTATTCTGGATCCGCCATGCAGTTTGAAGACAAGCTTTTTCTCTTTTACACTGGAAATGTACGTGATAAAAACTGGCTTCGCCACTCTTATCAAATTGGGGCCCTAATGAGTAAAAATGGGAAAATTCAAAAAATTGATAAGATTTTGATTGATAAACCAGACGACACAACAGATCATTTTCGCGATCCGCAGATTTTCAACTTCAAGGGCAACTGCTATGCTATTATTGGTGCTCAAAATATTAATAAAAAAGGTATCATCAAACTATACAAAGCTTTAGATAATGATTATTTAAACTGGATCTATATTAATGATTTGAATTTTGATAATGATTTGACATCTTATATGATAGAATGTCCAAACCTTGTATTTATTAATGAACAACCTATTCTACTTTATTGCCCACAAGGACTAGATAAAAATATTCTTGAATACGACAATATCTATCCAAATATGTACAAAATAGCTCAATCATTTGATCCAAAAACAGCTACAGTGTTCAATCCTGGTCCACTTGAACAGCTGGATTACGGCTTTGAATGTTATGCGACTCAAGCAATCAATGCTCCCGACGGACGAGTACTTGCAATCAGCTGGCTTGGGCTACCCGACATTAAGTACCCTACGGAAAGATATGATTATCTTGGTTGCTTATCCTTGGTCAAAGAATTGAAAATAAATAATGGTAAACTCTACCAATACCCTGTTGAAGCTATTACTAGTCTCCGTAAAGATTCTCAAGTCTTTAAAGAAAAAAAAGAAACTAATAATGTATACGAATTGGAATTAACTGTAGAAAAAGATGGTTATATTGAGCTGCTTCTCTTCTCAGATTTAAACAAAAAAGGGCTAAAACTAGTTATTGACCCTGCAAATGAAAAGGTATCGGTTGATCGCAAGAACTGCGGAGAAGCTTTTGCCCTTGAATTTGGTACAAAACGCCATTGCCATATTGACAACAAGCTAACAACAACTAATATTTTCGTAGATAAGTCTGTATTTGAAATTTTTATTAATAAAGGAGAAAAAGTATTTTCTGGACGCATATTCCCTTGCCAGGGAGAGACGGGAATAACTATTCTAGCAGGGAAAGCAACTGGAAATTACTACTCATTAGATTATGGTTGCAAAACTAACTGA